The genomic interval ATATGTTCGTTACAAGGTTTATCCATACATTTGGTTGGTATAATTTGTTGGACGAATGTTGCTATATTGTATGTTTGTGAGCTGTTTTGATCAACTGATACACTCACTACAATTTCTCGTCCTTTACTTGCCCCTGGATTTGTAAAATTGCTTCACGTGTtggttttctagatttaaaaaGTGTACCTCCGATTCTTAGCTTTGATTCCGAAATGTACAGATGAAGTTTGATGAAGTCTTGCAATTTAAGGTTCCCATATCGGCAGGGAAAGATCTACTGACATTATGAGTTCTGAGTTCCCCATTAAAACTCTTAGGCTCCAAATAGTCTCTCTAATGCTATATGCTGTACATAGTGTACTGGGGGCCTTGGGATCATCTATGTTTCAGTAGGCTTACCATGTTTTTCTATCTTTTCCAGGGCTGCACAGCAACTATCCTTCTGATTTGGTTTGACCAGAACGAAGATTGCTTTGCCCAATGTGCTAATCTTGGTGACTCAGCTTGCGTTATGAGGTAATCGACTACACCTTTGCTGTTATCACAATATTGTACCATTCCATTTTTAGTACAGGAGCAGTCACTTGCTTGTTGCTGGAAGTGAAATATACCTTTTTCTTATCCATTCATAATTCAAAGTCAAATATTGCCACCCTTCTGTGTATATGAAACtatacaacaacaacaaaatatgattttgGGAGGCCCTCTTTGTCTATCTCTGTAATACTTTATAAACTGTTGCCAGTGTCAACGGGGAAACAATCGCAATGACTGAGGATCATCGAGTAATTAGTACAACAGAAAGAACCCGGATGGCAAATTTAGGACATCCCCTGAAAGATGGTGAAAGCCGTATATGTGGTATGCTATATTGCTACCTTCAGATACACGTTTGAACAGTAGTGATGTCACAATCTTGCTGTTTATTTCTACAGGACTAAATCTGGGAAGGATGCTTGGGGATAAGTTTTTAAAGGAGCAAGATTCAAGGTTCAGCTCAGAACCATATGTGAGCCAGGCAGTCCGCATGACGAAAGCATGCTCAGCCTTTGCCCTTATTGCTAGGTATCAAAACTCATCCATGATGGTCATGCTTGTGATGTAATGCGTTTATGCATACATTTCATAGCGTGTGTGCTTGTTTGTCCCTTTGCAGCGATGGGCTATGGGATGTTATCAGCACAAATAAGGCAGTGCAGCTTGTCCTTGAGGTAACCTATGGATATGTTCATGTTTGGTTCATGTATAAGTTCACCAAGCCACATATTAGGGACACCATAATTTTACAGCGTGTTTGGTTCATGCCATAACTTCAGCTTATCACATTTTCTTAGCACCTTATCCCATCTGTCATAAACTCAATTTATAGCCACAGTTTGCTTAACTTATGCCGCTCATTTTCTTCGGCACACCTTTTGTTGTGCGCCACACTTTACTAAAGTTAGTCACGAACCAAACAAACTCTTAATCTGATGGTTCTGAAGTTGTGGAGTGCTGAACTTTTATGTCGTTTTTTCAGGGTAAGCAGAGGTACACCGAACAGAAAACTTCAGCAGAGAAAGTAGCACATCATGTGTTAAGTGAAGCTAGGAAATTACGAACCAAGGACAACACATCTGTAATATTTGTAGACTTGGGCGCTGTGAGAAGGGATCCGTAAATCCCCAGTTGATTTTCTGAGTTCCAGAGATCGTTGAACCGTTGAACACTTGAACTACCCCATTTCTTTTGCTTCACTAGTTTTAGTTACTCTCCATTGTCAAAGTTGAGCCAGGTGCTCCGGTGTTGCAGAGGATGAATGTTACAATCCTCCTATGCAAATACCCAGGGAGCCCCTTGTGCGGTTATACCTGTAAATTGTGAGTGAATTGGTTAAAACAAAGTGTTTAAGAACTTTACATTCTGGAGTTCAAATCACATGCTTGGTCTGGAGAAGAGTAACTTCTGAGCTATCCTGTGTCATGTACAGAAATCCGAATTGCATGCAGCCAAAAACAGCGTAGCAATCCATCTAAAATAACCCAGCAGAGCAAGATTGCATCACACGTATACACGCTCcctgttttttctattaacttttggatctatatttgatcattcgtcttatttaaaaatataattattaattatatgtctATGGTTTAATTTACTGCTAAATGACCTTCAAGAATAAcctatagttttacatatttacattgaACAAGacaatgatcaaatatatatatttaaaagtcaatgacgtttaaaaaaaagagggggggggggggggtggtggGTAACATGGTCATTGTTTCGGCAAAAGTTGTACGCATCACTATACATTTCACCATTTCAAAATCTGCGATCTTTACTCGTCACCTACAACAAGATCTCAAGGCTTTAGGGAAAAAAGGTACAAGGCCTCAAGATACAGATCTCAGCAATACAATCTGTGTCATCACCTACAGGAGACCACTGATATTGGTTGACATCAACTATAGACCATTATATCTCGCCATTGCAATCTGTTTCATCACCTAAAAAGTACAAATAGTGGTCCTCCAGAGACCGATCCTGGGGCAGCACATCCTGCTCTCTTGAGACATGCGAAGTGGACTCCTTGAGTCTCTGAACGCGCACTTTGCTGTATGCGTCGATGTTCAGATGTGAGACCAAGAAGAGCTCTACCTCGGTGACAAACCTCTCAGTTCGGCCAAGGAGGAATGGCCTGGCGGCATCAGATAGCAAGCACTTGAACTTTTCCCTCTTCTTCTCCGGGGGAGTTGTCTTTGAAGTGTATTCCTTCTCTTGCCTTTTCATGAAAGCTTCGATCACACCATGGATGTGGTAAACAATGGTGTCAACATTTTCATCCTGCAAAACCCAGTGCAATTCTATCACACTGTAGAATAATCTCAGATTATCAACTTTCTATCACTTGAAAGAATAACCTAAGCCATCACCATGCTGCAGTTCTTGAGTGCGTGAATCAATTAATACTAAAGATTGCCAAGAGTTTGCTTCAACTATGATTCATGAGTAATGGGCAAAATGAGATAGTCAGATGTTAGAACATGTGTGACATATGTGATGAATAATCGACACATTCTGATCCCACATCAGATAATGCAGATAAGAAGAGAAGACATAATTATATCCATGTCTTATCTGGCAGTAATTCACAACCTTAAGCAGTAAATGAATCCAGAGCACACACAATCCAACCTTCAAGCATCCCACCACTACCAGTTGGACGCCCTAAGTTTGATCTCCCTCTAAGCAAGCTAGTCCTTCAGTTGGTTGATAGTACAAATACGATCCTTTTAAGCTATGGAATAACTACGTAACAATATGCAGCAGTTTATGCCTGTACCTGTGTAAGAGCCTGGATTTCCTGTCTTAGCCAGGTCTGAAGCCAAATGTTCTTGCGAAGATACTTGCGTTGCTTCCAGAACTGTTGAACACTGGAAGTATGGCCAGTAATATCTGTTCAATTGAGCAAATGTCAGTCTTATAACACTGAACTCATATATCTGGAAGTATGAGCACAAACATAATTACAAATAAACACCATACATTTTATGCTATAGAATTGTGATATCAACTCAT from Oryza brachyantha chromosome 3, ObraRS2, whole genome shotgun sequence carries:
- the LOC102707020 gene encoding uncharacterized protein LOC102707020, whose amino-acid sequence is MAAAPAPAARATSPSAASASSSGGSGGNPAAAAAAASAACACPICLESFQDEAYLDTCFHSFCYKCICQWVKIVSTKRAEPLSSVQCPLCKTVNVSIIHGFDGESFQRHYINQDPRKRHLSHTHELISQFYSIKYITGHTSSVQQFWKQRKYLRKNIWLQTWLRQEIQALTQDENVDTIVYHIHGVIEAFMKRQEKEYTSKTTPPEKKREKFKCLLSDAARPFLLGRTERFVTEVELFLVSHLNIDAYSKVRVQRLKESTSHVSREQDVLPQDRSLEDHYLYFLGDETDCNGEI